The genomic stretch ATTAGTTGTTTGAATTGGAAAACTTTCGTGTGTTGTTAGTAAAAATATTTTTCCAAGAAGTTTTTTTTCTTTAGTTTTGTCCTTGTTGAATTAGTCACAAAAAATACTATTTATATAATACACTAATGGAACAAACTACGAAGAAAGTGGAAAAACAAAAAGAAACTGTGAAAGAAAAGAAAGTCTACACGCAGGAGGAGGCTTATAGCAGTTCCTTGAATTATTTCAAGGGGGATGAGTTAGCTGCCCGTGTTTGGGTAAGCAAATACGCTTTAAAAGATTCTTACGGGAATATTTTTGAGTTGAACCCGGATGACATGCATCATCGTTTGGCTTCAGAAATCGCTCGGATCGAGAGAAATTACGCAAACCCGATGACTGAAGAGCAAATTTTTGAGGTGTTGCGTGATTTTAAGTATATTGTTCCGCAAGGAGGGCCAATGACGGGTATTGGTAATGATTATCAAATTGCATCCCTTTCTAACTGTTTCGTGATCGGGCATGATGGTCCTTCTGATTCCTATGGCGGGGTTATGAAGATTGATCAGGAACAGGTGCAGTTGATGAAACGAAGAGGTGGGGTTGGACATGATTTATCCCATATTCGTCCGAAAGGGTCTCCAGTTAAGAATTCTGCCTTGACATCCACTGGAATTGTTCCTTTCATGGAGCGTTATTCAAACTCAACCCGGGAGGTAGCGCAAGATGGTCGTCGGGGAGCCTTGATGTTGAGTGTTTCTATCAATCACCCGGATTCGGAAAGTTTCATTGATGCGAAAATGACCGAGGGGAAAGTAACCGGAGCTAATATTTCGGTGAAGATTGATGACGAGTTTATGAAAGCGGTTATCGAGGAGCGTGATTATATTCAAAAATATCCGGTATATTCTGAGGAGCCGAAGAACGTGAAGCAGATTAGTGCAGTAAAATTGTGGAATAAGATTGTTTATAATGCGTGGAAATCTGCCGAACCCGGAATCTTGTTCTGGGATACGATTATTCGGGAGAGTGTGCCCGACTGCTATGCCGATCTGGGTTACAGAACGGTTTCCACGAATCCTTGTGGAGAGATTCCGTTGTGTCCGTATGACTCATGTCGTTTGCTGGCAATTAACTTGTATTCTTACGTGGTAAATCCTTTCGAGAAAGACGCGTATTTTGATTACGAGTTGTTCAAGAAACATGTGGCTATCGCTCAACGCTTGATGGACGATATTATTGATTTGGAATTGGAGAAAATTGATGCTATTCTTGAGAAAATTGCATCGGATCCGGAAGATAACGAGGTGAAGGGTGTTGAGATCCGTTTGTGGGAGAAAATTAAAGCAAAAGCTAGAGAAGGGCGTCGTACCGGGGTTGGTATCACGGCTGAAGGTGATATGTTGGCTGCTCTCGGGTTGCGTTATGGTAGTGATGAAGCGGTTGATTTCTCCGTGGATATCCATAAACAACTGGCTGTTGCCGCATACGGTTCTTCTGTCGTGTTGGCCAAGGAACGTGGTGCTTTCAAAATTTTTGATGTTGAGAGGGAGAAGAATAATCCGTTTATTGCTCGTTTAAAAGAAGCTTCTCCGGAGATGTATCAGGAGATGGTGAAATACGGTCGTCGCAACATTGCTTGTCTGACGATTGCCCCGACGGGAACAACCAGTTTGATGACCCAAACGACTTCCGGTATTGAACCTGTATTCTTGCCGGTTTACAAGAGAAGAAGAAAGGTAAACCCGAACGACAAGAACGTGCATGTTGATTTTACGGATGAAATGGGGGATGCTTACGAGGAGTTTATCGTGTTCCATCATAAATTTGCTATTTGGATGGAGAAAAACGGGTATGATGTTCATAAACGTTACACGAACGAGGAGATTGATGAGATGGTGGCGAAGTCTCCTTATTATAAAGCAACATCTAATGATATTGATTGGGTTGCTAAAGTGCGTATGCAGGGACGTGTACAAAAATGGGTGGATCACTCCATCAGTGTTACGGTGAATTTGCCTGCGGATGTTTCGGAAGAGCTGGTTGGTCAACTTTATATCGAGGCTTGGAAGAGTGGGTGTAAAGGATGTACGGTTTATCGTGACGGTTCCCGTTCCGGGGTTTTGGTTTCCAATAAAGATAAAAAGACGGATGGAGGTGCGATGCCTGCCAAGCGTCCGAAAGAATTGGATGCGGAAATCGTGCGTTTCCAAAATAATAAGGAGAAATGGATTGCCTTTATTGGTTTGTATGACGGACGTCCTTACGAGATTTTTACTGGTATCGCTGATGATGAAGAGGGAATCATGTTGCCAAAAGCCGTGACCGACGGTAAGATTGTAAAGAACACGGATGAAGATGGAAATAGCCGTTACGACTTTCAATTCTCGAACAAGAGAGGTTTCAAGACGACGGTGGAGGGATTATCATACAAGTTCAATAAAGAGTATTGGAACTATGCAAAATTGATTTCCGGGGTCTTGCGTTATGGAATGCCGATCAATCAAATCGTGGATTTGGTTGCTGCTATGGAGTTCGATAATGAGAATATCAATACCTGGAAGAATGGTGTGGAAAGAGCGTTACGGAAATTTATCCCGGATGGGACGGAAGCAACCGGTTCGGTTTGTGAGAATTGCGGTTCTAAATCCGTTATTTATCAAGAGGGGTGTTTAATCTGTAAGGTTTGCGGTTCTTCTAAATGCGGGTGATAATTATATGGTAATTATATAGACTTTCGAGTTATAAGTGGAAGGTGGCCAGATTCGTTTGGTCACCTTTTTTGCTAATTGATATGATGAGGGGTACATTTAAACCGTAATGTTGTTTTGATACAATGAAGCCACCTGTATTAATGGTGGCTTTTATATTGAAATTGATCAAAAAGGTACAATGGATTATTAATAAAACGAAACGTTTTAATGTTAAAATTAACCATCATATTTTTTATTAAGAAAATATCAATAATCGTTCATATATTGATTGCAAATGTACGACTTTTTATGAAACAAGAAAGAATTGATCAAAAAAAATTTCATATTTTGTATATATATTGTTTATTATGTGCGTAAAACGACACAAATCGCCTGTTTTGTAGGTTGCATGTGCGTATTTCGCTACAAATATTGCGATTAATTATTGCATTTTTACGATCTATTTAAGAGTCATATCCTTACCTTTTCTTTCAAAATAACGATATACGATATTATTTAGGGGGATTAATTGGGATAATGAGTCTTTTTTTATATTTGGAACTAAATTTCTTCATTTCTACAAATGACTGATTTTTAGAATTTTCGTTTAGGCTAATTTTAGTCATGATATTCATATTATAAATCCAAGAAATTTTATTTGATAGATAATGCCGTTATAACCAGCCATATATCGTTGAACGATAAATGAAGTGTATCTGCGAATCAATATTTACAACATGATGATTAGCAATGTATTATAGGCGTTATTAAACGAACAATTAATGCGTTGTTATAATCCTTAAAAGAGGAGGTGTATGATTAACAAGAAAATAACGTTTGTTTCAAAAATTGCGGAATAGAATTTTAGTGATAAAGTTGCGCTTTGGGGTGACTTGATATTTTTTAATTACCAATATAATTTATTTAAAGTATGAACA from Butyricimonas virosa encodes the following:
- a CDS encoding adenosylcobalamin-dependent ribonucleoside-diphosphate reductase produces the protein MEQTTKKVEKQKETVKEKKVYTQEEAYSSSLNYFKGDELAARVWVSKYALKDSYGNIFELNPDDMHHRLASEIARIERNYANPMTEEQIFEVLRDFKYIVPQGGPMTGIGNDYQIASLSNCFVIGHDGPSDSYGGVMKIDQEQVQLMKRRGGVGHDLSHIRPKGSPVKNSALTSTGIVPFMERYSNSTREVAQDGRRGALMLSVSINHPDSESFIDAKMTEGKVTGANISVKIDDEFMKAVIEERDYIQKYPVYSEEPKNVKQISAVKLWNKIVYNAWKSAEPGILFWDTIIRESVPDCYADLGYRTVSTNPCGEIPLCPYDSCRLLAINLYSYVVNPFEKDAYFDYELFKKHVAIAQRLMDDIIDLELEKIDAILEKIASDPEDNEVKGVEIRLWEKIKAKAREGRRTGVGITAEGDMLAALGLRYGSDEAVDFSVDIHKQLAVAAYGSSVVLAKERGAFKIFDVEREKNNPFIARLKEASPEMYQEMVKYGRRNIACLTIAPTGTTSLMTQTTSGIEPVFLPVYKRRRKVNPNDKNVHVDFTDEMGDAYEEFIVFHHKFAIWMEKNGYDVHKRYTNEEIDEMVAKSPYYKATSNDIDWVAKVRMQGRVQKWVDHSISVTVNLPADVSEELVGQLYIEAWKSGCKGCTVYRDGSRSGVLVSNKDKKTDGGAMPAKRPKELDAEIVRFQNNKEKWIAFIGLYDGRPYEIFTGIADDEEGIMLPKAVTDGKIVKNTDEDGNSRYDFQFSNKRGFKTTVEGLSYKFNKEYWNYAKLISGVLRYGMPINQIVDLVAAMEFDNENINTWKNGVERALRKFIPDGTEATGSVCENCGSKSVIYQEGCLICKVCGSSKCG